A window of the Tunturibacter empetritectus genome harbors these coding sequences:
- a CDS encoding PAS domain-containing sensor histidine kinase: MTQPLLQNVGQMQHWQALLDSAGEGIWGLDLEGNCTFVNRMAVNCFGFASEEILGNNMHELVHHHYPDGRHFPGSECPIYDVVRKSKVLRQLTDTMFRKDGTSFVAELSAQPVIVEGSVIGVVVTFREITEVRQQQEKIRRAYELAEQKTAELDAVIESMPHGVYISTSNAKLRSNHVAKMMSGGTFPPELKTLDTALAGQWSTETVKTSDRWIRSVAAPIFLNGNILGGVAVNTDVTQARLQDEALRKSEKLAAVGQLASSIAHEINNPLESITNLLYLIRQSESMEDTQHYAALAQGELARVTEITLQTLRFNRQHSKPIEVDMAELLRTVMALYTGRTLVRNIEIDLKLLATPRVRVLEGEIRQVINNLVRNALDAMSRGGRLTIRLHPQRGSLSGAHGVRLTVADIGEGIRPEMQEHLFEAFQTTKELTGTGLGLWVSKGIVEKHGGRIRARTRRGERHGTVFSVWLPVEGSPNLVAQVN, encoded by the coding sequence ATGACGCAACCATTACTACAGAATGTAGGGCAGATGCAGCATTGGCAGGCGCTGCTTGACTCTGCCGGAGAGGGCATATGGGGTCTCGACCTTGAAGGGAATTGTACGTTCGTGAATCGTATGGCGGTGAATTGCTTTGGTTTTGCGAGCGAGGAGATTCTGGGCAACAACATGCATGAACTGGTGCACCATCACTATCCGGACGGGCGTCATTTTCCTGGCTCCGAGTGCCCGATTTACGATGTGGTGCGGAAGAGTAAAGTTCTCAGGCAGCTGACGGACACAATGTTTCGGAAGGACGGGACTAGTTTCGTTGCAGAGCTCTCCGCGCAGCCGGTTATCGTTGAGGGATCTGTGATCGGAGTCGTGGTGACGTTTCGAGAGATCACTGAAGTGCGACAACAACAAGAGAAGATTCGACGGGCCTATGAACTGGCAGAACAGAAGACGGCTGAGCTGGATGCTGTTATCGAAAGCATGCCGCATGGGGTTTATATCTCGACTTCTAATGCAAAGCTCCGCTCCAACCACGTTGCGAAGATGATGAGCGGCGGAACCTTTCCGCCGGAGTTGAAGACACTGGATACGGCGCTGGCTGGGCAGTGGTCCACCGAGACGGTAAAGACGTCCGATCGCTGGATTCGGAGTGTTGCCGCGCCGATTTTTCTGAATGGAAATATACTCGGCGGCGTCGCTGTGAATACTGATGTTACGCAGGCCCGGCTGCAGGACGAGGCGCTGAGGAAGTCAGAGAAGCTGGCGGCGGTAGGGCAATTGGCTTCTTCGATTGCCCATGAGATCAATAATCCGCTCGAGTCGATTACGAACCTGCTCTATCTGATTCGACAGTCGGAATCGATGGAAGACACGCAGCACTATGCGGCTCTGGCTCAAGGAGAGTTGGCTCGCGTCACTGAAATTACATTGCAAACCTTGCGGTTCAACCGACAGCATAGCAAGCCGATCGAGGTGGATATGGCGGAGCTGTTGCGTACGGTGATGGCTTTGTATACCGGGCGGACTCTGGTCAGGAACATTGAGATTGATTTGAAGCTGCTGGCAACTCCGAGGGTGAGGGTGCTCGAAGGAGAGATTCGCCAAGTGATCAATAACCTGGTGAGAAACGCACTCGACGCGATGAGCAGAGGGGGACGGCTGACGATAAGGCTGCATCCGCAACGGGGTAGTCTAAGCGGCGCTCACGGGGTGCGTTTGACGGTTGCAGATATAGGTGAGGGAATCAGGCCAGAGATGCAGGAGCATCTTTTTGAGGCGTTCCAGACGACGAAGGAACTTACCGGAACAGGGCTTGGGCTTTGGGTGAGCAAGGGGATTGTTGAGAAGCACGGCGGGCGAATCCGGGCAAGGACACGACGCGGCGAGAGACATGGCACTGTGTTTTCGGTTTGGTTGCCGGTGGAGGGGAGTCCTAACCTGGTGGCTCAGGTAAATTGA
- a CDS encoding bactofilin family protein, which translates to MVEANVHRTLIGKSLILKGEVTGMEAMHIEGKVEGSIALPGQTITVGRAGQTEALLIANEIVVLGQVRGNCQASDHLDIRSEGSMSGDAIVSRISIADGAFVKGNIDVRRS; encoded by the coding sequence ATGGTAGAAGCAAACGTGCATCGGACGCTGATAGGCAAGTCTCTTATCCTCAAAGGTGAGGTAACAGGGATGGAGGCTATGCATATCGAAGGTAAAGTTGAGGGTTCCATTGCGCTTCCCGGACAGACGATCACAGTGGGACGAGCCGGTCAGACCGAGGCTCTGCTCATAGCGAATGAAATAGTTGTGCTTGGACAAGTCCGCGGGAACTGTCAGGCAAGCGATCACCTCGACATTCGAAGTGAGGGATCGATGAGCGGGGATGCGATCGTCTCGAGAATATCTATCGCAGATGGAGCGTTCGTCAAAGGCAACATAGACGTTCGCCGCTCCTGA
- a CDS encoding RidA family protein, whose translation MTRQTIFTSKAAKPSPTYSQAVRAAGLVFVSGTAPVEPETGEIKGTTIQEQTRQCLTNIAAILEEAGTSMEKIASATVILADEDDFAGMNEEWMRWFPENPPARQGAKLPARIPGLKISIAVIAEA comes from the coding sequence ATGACGCGTCAAACCATCTTTACCTCCAAGGCCGCGAAGCCGTCACCGACTTATAGCCAAGCTGTTAGGGCAGCAGGTCTCGTGTTTGTTTCGGGCACAGCACCAGTAGAGCCGGAGACGGGTGAAATCAAAGGGACAACCATTCAAGAACAGACACGGCAATGCCTGACCAATATTGCCGCTATTCTAGAAGAAGCTGGAACTTCAATGGAAAAGATCGCAAGTGCCACGGTTATTCTGGCGGACGAGGATGATTTCGCCGGCATGAACGAGGAATGGATGCGATGGTTTCCCGAGAATCCGCCTGCACGTCAGGGCGCCAAGCTGCCGGCACGCATTCCGGGCCTCAAGATCTCAATCGCTGTCATCGCTGAGGCTTAG
- a CDS encoding 5'-3' exonuclease, whose translation MEVHLIDGTYELFRHFYALPSARDSEGREVAAVRGVLGSLLGMMQAGKTYIGVATDHVIESFRNRMWPGYKTGQGVDPELLAQFPLLEETLEALGVVVWAMEEYEADDALASAAFLAGKDPRVKRVVISTPDKDLAQCVQGTRVVQLDRRRRLERDEEGVVQKFGVKPRSIPDYLALVGDTADGYPGLPGWGAKSASAVLSRFGRLEAIPPDAKDWQVNVSNRKSLSEVFNSKRDLAFLFRDLAMLRPNLPLFATVDDLLWTGPTPDFPPMADRLDKAKFSAKRVPRSREDGKI comes from the coding sequence ATGGAAGTGCACCTCATCGATGGGACCTACGAGCTCTTCCGGCATTTTTATGCCCTGCCGTCCGCTAGAGACAGCGAAGGTCGCGAGGTCGCTGCGGTGCGCGGCGTTCTCGGTTCACTTTTGGGCATGATGCAGGCCGGTAAGACGTACATTGGGGTGGCGACAGATCATGTGATTGAATCCTTCCGGAACCGAATGTGGCCCGGATATAAGACCGGGCAGGGCGTGGACCCTGAGCTGTTAGCCCAGTTCCCTTTGCTGGAAGAAACGCTCGAGGCACTCGGAGTGGTGGTGTGGGCGATGGAAGAGTATGAGGCAGACGACGCGCTGGCGTCGGCAGCTTTTCTCGCAGGAAAGGACCCTAGAGTCAAGCGTGTGGTCATTAGTACCCCCGATAAAGATCTGGCACAGTGCGTTCAAGGTACGCGAGTTGTGCAACTCGACCGTCGAAGACGTTTAGAGCGGGATGAAGAGGGAGTCGTTCAGAAGTTCGGAGTCAAACCACGCTCCATTCCGGACTACCTCGCCTTAGTTGGCGACACAGCAGACGGCTATCCTGGCCTACCAGGATGGGGTGCGAAGTCTGCTTCTGCTGTCCTATCCCGTTTTGGCAGATTGGAAGCAATTCCACCCGACGCAAAGGATTGGCAGGTAAACGTCTCCAATCGGAAGAGCCTGTCCGAAGTTTTCAACAGCAAGCGGGATCTTGCCTTTCTCTTCCGAGACCTTGCTATGCTTCGTCCTAATCTTCCCCTCTTCGCAACTGTCGACGATCTGCTTTGGACGGGGCCTACGCCTGACTTTCCTCCAATGGCAGATCGCCTGGACAAGGCTAAGTTCTCTGCGAAGCGCGTTCCGCGTTCCCGGGAAGACGGCAAGATTTAG
- a CDS encoding anti-sigma factor family protein codes for MNQISQNDQSTEHLNPNVVNAFIDDELLPEEQQGAQHHLSTCHSCTLRVLSATRLKAATGRAGQRFAPPPEALARLTAHLHLQPTQTEPRGKKVVSIDSFRAAAWTALAAAILLTISFFGWRQLHQRDTLAAELLDQHLSTLSAGATPEVISTDRHTVKPWFQGRLPFSFNLPETLPPDTILKGADLTYFNGQPAALLLYTIHKHEVSIFVTQRYTSPTHGPLPNTRAGFYLRTATTSDLNLFAVSDVNPTDLDLLVAALVSVQKPA; via the coding sequence ATGAATCAGATATCTCAAAACGATCAATCAACGGAACATCTCAATCCGAATGTGGTCAATGCTTTTATTGACGACGAGCTTTTACCAGAGGAACAGCAGGGAGCTCAGCATCATCTCTCCACCTGTCATAGCTGCACGCTCCGCGTCCTCTCCGCGACACGACTGAAAGCTGCTACCGGCCGCGCTGGCCAACGCTTTGCCCCGCCGCCCGAAGCCCTCGCTCGCCTTACCGCCCATCTTCATTTGCAACCAACGCAGACCGAGCCAAGGGGGAAGAAGGTCGTATCCATCGATTCTTTTCGCGCTGCGGCCTGGACGGCACTCGCCGCGGCTATCCTGCTTACCATCTCATTCTTTGGCTGGCGCCAGCTGCATCAAAGGGACACCCTCGCTGCTGAACTCCTCGACCAGCACCTCTCTACTCTTTCCGCTGGAGCGACCCCAGAGGTCATCTCCACGGATCGGCACACGGTCAAACCCTGGTTTCAGGGGCGTCTTCCCTTTAGCTTCAACCTTCCCGAAACCCTGCCCCCCGATACAATTCTGAAGGGAGCTGATCTCACCTACTTCAACGGTCAACCGGCGGCCCTGCTCCTTTACACCATTCATAAACACGAAGTCTCTATCTTTGTAACGCAGCGATACACAAGCCCGACCCATGGCCCTCTGCCGAACACACGTGCAGGCTTTTATCTTCGAACCGCTACCACATCCGACCTGAATCTTTTTGCAGTCAGCGATGTGAATCCCACCGATCTCGATCTCCTGGTGGCCGCTTTGGTTTCTGTACAGAAACCTGCGTGA
- a CDS encoding RNA polymerase sigma factor, whose amino-acid sequence MLFYAVFLQLGNLTPTEAHCTVSSATTRSADFEQLALPLFGSLYNHAFWLTRNQADAEDLVQETFSKSLRAFDSFQSGTNFKAWIFRILRNTFLTTRTGIAASRTVFLEDHPETLNATAIDFTPEDNLIRLGDQAALHSALEQLPPLFREVLLLCDVEEIKYKDIALILDVPIGTVMSRVSRARSTLRQLLQPQFGESL is encoded by the coding sequence ATGCTGTTCTATGCCGTATTCCTGCAACTCGGCAATCTCACACCCACCGAGGCACACTGCACCGTGTCGTCCGCCACCACCCGTAGCGCAGACTTCGAGCAACTCGCGCTGCCACTGTTTGGTTCGCTCTACAACCACGCCTTCTGGCTGACCCGCAATCAAGCCGATGCCGAGGATCTGGTGCAGGAAACCTTCTCCAAGTCGCTCCGCGCGTTTGATTCGTTCCAGTCTGGCACCAACTTCAAGGCGTGGATCTTTCGTATTCTCCGGAACACCTTTTTGACCACACGCACCGGCATCGCGGCGTCCCGCACCGTTTTCCTCGAAGATCATCCGGAGACTCTCAACGCCACTGCTATTGATTTCACTCCAGAAGACAATCTCATTCGCCTCGGCGATCAGGCTGCTCTTCACAGCGCGCTAGAGCAACTTCCGCCGCTATTCCGGGAAGTATTGCTCCTCTGCGACGTTGAGGAGATCAAGTACAAAGACATCGCCCTTATTCTCGATGTCCCTATCGGCACTGTTATGTCACGCGTCTCTCGCGCCCGCAGCACTCTCCGTCAACTGTTGCAGCCGCAATTTGGGGAATCGCTATGA
- a CDS encoding metallophosphoesterase family protein, with amino-acid sequence MNRFKEDEVVQEHENTAKSENDGIDRRNFLGCMAWAGTGLLWSMVGGVPTSKLLAQAIKSGGGSGKVEDFSFVQISDCHIGFNKGANPDVTHTLKKAIDRSNLAPAGAKAPDFMLHTGDITQNSKAAEFDTASQVIKGFRGEVFYVPGEHDYIDDGVQYKQRFGKGTAGNGWYSYNHKGVHFVGLNNCVQVDAMGNLGSDQLAWLKSDLAGLSHSTPIVVFAHIPLWMVYEKWGWGTKDGEQALAMLKPFGSVTVLNGHIHQIVQKVEGNVAFHTAMSTAFPQPAPGAAPNPGPMTVPAGKLESVLGVTKVKVVRGHNHLAVIDSTLAETV; translated from the coding sequence ATGAACCGGTTTAAAGAGGACGAAGTAGTACAGGAGCACGAAAATACTGCAAAGTCGGAAAACGATGGCATCGACCGGCGCAATTTTCTGGGATGCATGGCATGGGCTGGAACAGGATTGCTGTGGTCGATGGTTGGCGGCGTGCCAACTTCAAAGCTGTTGGCGCAGGCGATCAAGAGCGGCGGAGGGAGTGGCAAAGTTGAAGACTTCTCCTTCGTACAGATAAGCGACTGTCATATCGGCTTCAACAAAGGTGCAAATCCGGATGTAACCCACACGCTCAAGAAGGCGATCGACAGATCAAATCTTGCGCCTGCCGGCGCGAAGGCTCCGGATTTTATGCTTCACACCGGAGACATCACGCAGAACTCGAAGGCGGCAGAGTTCGATACAGCTTCGCAGGTGATCAAAGGCTTCAGGGGCGAAGTGTTTTACGTCCCCGGGGAGCATGACTATATCGACGATGGCGTTCAGTACAAACAACGTTTCGGCAAGGGCACCGCTGGCAACGGCTGGTATAGCTACAACCACAAGGGCGTTCACTTTGTCGGTTTGAACAACTGCGTGCAGGTGGATGCAATGGGCAACCTGGGCAGCGACCAACTGGCGTGGCTTAAGTCAGATCTGGCGGGTCTGAGCCATTCCACACCGATCGTGGTGTTTGCGCACATTCCGCTCTGGATGGTGTACGAGAAGTGGGGCTGGGGGACGAAGGACGGCGAGCAGGCATTAGCTATGCTGAAACCGTTTGGTTCGGTGACGGTGTTGAATGGGCATATTCACCAGATCGTCCAGAAGGTCGAAGGCAACGTGGCGTTCCACACCGCGATGTCGACCGCGTTTCCACAGCCTGCTCCCGGAGCTGCGCCAAATCCGGGGCCGATGACAGTCCCCGCAGGCAAGCTGGAGAGTGTGCTTGGCGTGACAAAAGTTAAGGTTGTTCGCGGGCACAATCACCTGGCAGTTATCGACTCCACACTCGCGGAGACCGTTTAA
- a CDS encoding heme-binding domain-containing protein has translation MRVWSVAILTVAAVVGFGFVHPFGIPRVEPANGLGTLLHSAKMPSDAKAVLITKCADCHSSETRWPMYARIAPGSWLIERDIVEARKKMNLSQWEQLSPDQQDVLMSKIVQETKSGEMPPMQYRLLHWNAALSKSDVLTLSMLGKNVGKSEVASEGAADATHGKALFERRCTGCHAMDADREGPRLAGVFGRKAGSSPGFTYSAVLKNSGLTWDQATLERWLSDPDLLIADNKMSFSVPKAEDRRDLIAYLKQ, from the coding sequence ATGCGCGTGTGGTCTGTAGCAATATTGACTGTGGCTGCCGTTGTCGGGTTCGGATTTGTGCACCCGTTTGGCATTCCGCGTGTCGAGCCCGCAAATGGGCTCGGCACGCTGTTGCATAGTGCGAAGATGCCGTCGGATGCAAAGGCAGTCTTGATAACCAAGTGCGCTGACTGCCATTCAAGCGAGACGCGGTGGCCGATGTATGCGCGGATCGCTCCGGGATCATGGCTGATCGAGCGGGATATCGTTGAAGCGCGGAAAAAGATGAATCTGTCGCAATGGGAACAGTTATCCCCGGATCAGCAGGATGTGCTGATGTCGAAGATTGTTCAAGAGACGAAGAGTGGAGAGATGCCTCCCATGCAGTATCGGTTATTGCATTGGAATGCAGCCCTTTCCAAGTCCGATGTACTTACCCTTTCGATGCTAGGAAAGAATGTGGGAAAGAGCGAAGTAGCTTCGGAGGGAGCCGCCGATGCTACCCACGGAAAGGCCCTGTTTGAGAGACGTTGCACAGGGTGCCATGCGATGGACGCGGATCGTGAAGGACCGCGCCTCGCGGGTGTGTTCGGCAGGAAAGCCGGAAGCAGCCCTGGATTTACATACTCAGCTGTACTGAAGAACTCCGGTCTGACTTGGGACCAGGCGACGTTGGAGAGGTGGCTGAGCGATCCGGATTTGTTGATAGCGGATAACAAGATGAGCTTCAGTGTTCCCAAGGCCGAAGACCGGCGGGACTTGATCGCTTACCTAAAGCAATAG
- a CDS encoding glycerol-3-phosphate dehydrogenase/oxidase, whose translation MNRDEMLARVRNRKEPWDIVVIGGGATGAGVAVDAASRGYDVLLLEREDFGKGTSSRATKLVHGGVRYLEQGNVSLVMEALKERGILLRNAPHIVKDLKFIVPNYSWWEAPFYGIGMKIYDFLAGKYSFGSSKVLSLEETLQLLPTIRRDGLRGGVMYHDGQFDDTRLLINLMTTAAEHGATLLNYAGVVELKKDESGFVQGVRAVDSESGEKFEIEARSVVNATGIFTDEIRRLAEPGVEQMMAPSQGIHLMFDRSFLVGDTALLVPQTDDGRVLFAVPWHNRTLVGTTDTPIESISYEPLPFEEEIDFVLETAGRYLSHKPTREDILSVYVGIRPLVKAAGASDGKTSSLSRDYTIHIDHSGLLTIVGGKWTTYRHMAEDTVDHAMTLGRLDERPCVTATMHIHGYHQHPEEFGSLSVYGSDAPAILELSKERPELGGLLHPDLPYTAAEVVWAARNEMSRTLDDALARRTRALLLNARAAVEIAPAVASLLAKELGKDAAWAEEQVRIFGALAAQYIPQGTRYPAAPPVV comes from the coding sequence ATGAATCGCGATGAGATGTTAGCCCGTGTACGCAATCGCAAAGAGCCCTGGGACATTGTTGTGATCGGCGGAGGAGCCACAGGCGCTGGCGTTGCCGTTGATGCGGCATCGCGAGGGTATGATGTGTTGCTGCTGGAGCGGGAAGACTTTGGCAAAGGTACATCCAGTCGCGCCACCAAATTAGTTCATGGTGGTGTTCGTTATCTTGAGCAGGGAAACGTTTCGCTGGTGATGGAGGCGCTGAAGGAGCGGGGGATACTTCTGCGGAACGCACCTCATATCGTGAAAGATCTGAAGTTCATAGTTCCCAACTACTCCTGGTGGGAGGCGCCGTTCTATGGGATTGGGATGAAGATTTATGACTTCCTTGCAGGCAAGTACAGTTTTGGCTCGTCCAAGGTGCTTTCCCTGGAAGAGACGTTGCAGCTTCTGCCCACGATTCGCAGGGACGGACTGCGCGGCGGGGTGATGTATCACGACGGGCAGTTTGATGACACGCGTCTCCTGATCAATCTGATGACTACTGCCGCGGAGCATGGTGCGACTCTTTTGAACTATGCGGGTGTGGTTGAGCTAAAGAAGGACGAGTCGGGCTTTGTGCAGGGTGTGCGGGCGGTCGATAGTGAGAGCGGGGAGAAGTTTGAGATTGAAGCGCGTTCCGTGGTGAATGCGACAGGAATCTTCACCGATGAGATCCGCCGGCTGGCGGAGCCCGGGGTCGAACAGATGATGGCTCCCAGTCAGGGTATTCACCTTATGTTCGACCGCTCCTTCCTGGTGGGCGACACAGCTTTGCTTGTACCCCAAACAGACGATGGTCGCGTACTGTTTGCGGTTCCCTGGCACAACCGCACTCTGGTCGGTACTACGGATACGCCCATCGAATCGATATCGTATGAGCCGCTACCCTTTGAGGAGGAGATCGACTTTGTGCTTGAGACGGCGGGCCGCTATCTGAGCCACAAGCCGACTCGGGAAGATATTCTCAGCGTCTATGTTGGCATTCGACCGTTGGTAAAGGCTGCAGGGGCCAGCGACGGAAAGACTTCATCGCTGTCGCGCGACTATACGATTCATATCGACCACTCCGGTCTGCTGACGATTGTCGGGGGAAAGTGGACGACCTATCGACATATGGCCGAAGACACAGTGGACCACGCCATGACTCTCGGAAGACTGGACGAAAGACCATGTGTCACGGCGACCATGCACATTCATGGATACCATCAGCATCCCGAGGAGTTTGGGAGTTTGTCCGTCTACGGCTCCGATGCACCGGCGATCCTGGAGCTATCCAAAGAAAGGCCTGAACTCGGCGGACTCCTGCACCCTGATCTGCCATACACTGCGGCAGAGGTTGTGTGGGCGGCACGAAATGAGATGTCTCGCACGTTGGATGATGCTCTGGCGCGACGCACTCGAGCGCTGCTGTTGAACGCGCGTGCTGCAGTAGAGATAGCGCCTGCGGTAGCGTCCCTGCTGGCTAAGGAACTCGGCAAGGATGCGGCGTGGGCGGAGGAGCAGGTGAGGATTTTTGGTGCGTTGGCAGCCCAGTACATACCACAGGGGACGAGGTATCCGGCCGCGCCACCTGTGGTATGA
- the glpK gene encoding glycerol kinase GlpK, with product MKYVLSLDQGTTSSRAILFDHDGQIAGTAAHEFPQIYPNSGWVEHDPFDILTSQLSSAIEVMGKARVRPRDVIALGITNQRETTIVWDRETGKPVYNAIVWQDSRTGAMMKRLADEGAEEIVRQKTGLLLSPYFSAGKVAWILENVEGVRARAEAGKLAFGTVDSWLVWNLTSGKRHVTDRTNASRTLLYNIVEDKWDDDLLKLFNVPKSLLPEVVWSNEKVGEVTTSLGLGEVEIAGIAGDQQSALFGQLCVSPGDAKNTYGTGCFLLQNIGGKFTLSSHRLITTLACSTDRKLAYALEGSIFIGGAVVQWLRDNMKFFRKSSEVEAVAATVPDSDGVVFVPAFTGLGAPYWDAEARGLIIGLQRGTQIAHIAKAAVESIAFQVADVLRVMDSDTKNPFTELRVDGGAAANDDLMQFQADLLGVPVRRPAVLETTALGAAYLAGLSSGFWSSIDELKLHRKADTLFEPKTDKKQMQKLQDNWREAVERSRHWNKESR from the coding sequence ATGAAGTACGTACTCTCACTCGATCAGGGAACGACGAGCTCTCGCGCCATCCTCTTCGATCACGATGGGCAGATTGCGGGAACTGCGGCGCATGAGTTTCCGCAGATCTATCCGAATAGTGGCTGGGTAGAACATGATCCCTTCGACATTCTGACGTCACAGCTGAGCTCTGCAATTGAGGTGATGGGTAAAGCGCGAGTGCGTCCAAGAGATGTCATCGCTCTGGGGATTACCAACCAGCGGGAGACTACGATCGTTTGGGATCGCGAGACGGGAAAGCCGGTCTATAACGCGATCGTCTGGCAGGACAGCCGTACCGGCGCCATGATGAAGAGGCTCGCTGATGAGGGGGCTGAGGAGATCGTTCGGCAAAAGACAGGGCTCCTTCTAAGCCCCTACTTCTCTGCGGGCAAAGTGGCGTGGATACTGGAGAATGTTGAGGGAGTGCGTGCCCGTGCAGAGGCGGGAAAGTTAGCCTTCGGAACGGTTGACAGCTGGCTGGTGTGGAATTTGACCAGTGGTAAGCGTCACGTCACGGATAGGACCAACGCTTCACGAACTCTTCTCTACAATATCGTTGAAGACAAGTGGGACGATGACCTGCTGAAGCTTTTCAATGTTCCCAAGAGTCTTTTGCCTGAGGTGGTGTGGTCTAACGAGAAGGTGGGAGAGGTGACGACCTCGCTTGGGCTGGGCGAAGTTGAGATTGCAGGTATTGCCGGGGATCAGCAATCGGCCTTGTTTGGGCAGCTCTGTGTCTCTCCTGGCGATGCGAAGAATACTTACGGTACGGGTTGTTTTCTGTTGCAGAATATTGGCGGGAAGTTCACGCTTTCGAGCCATCGCCTGATTACAACCCTTGCCTGCAGCACAGACCGGAAGCTTGCTTATGCACTTGAAGGCAGCATCTTTATAGGCGGCGCTGTGGTGCAGTGGCTTCGGGATAACATGAAGTTTTTTCGGAAGTCCTCGGAGGTGGAGGCGGTTGCGGCCACTGTACCTGACTCGGATGGTGTGGTCTTTGTGCCTGCATTTACAGGTCTCGGAGCGCCTTACTGGGATGCCGAGGCGAGGGGGTTGATCATAGGCCTGCAACGCGGAACGCAGATCGCTCACATTGCGAAGGCGGCTGTCGAGAGCATTGCGTTTCAGGTCGCGGACGTTCTTCGCGTGATGGATTCAGATACCAAGAATCCCTTTACAGAGCTTCGCGTCGATGGGGGAGCCGCAGCCAACGATGACCTGATGCAGTTTCAGGCGGACCTGCTAGGTGTGCCGGTTCGTCGTCCTGCGGTGCTGGAGACGACTGCTCTTGGTGCCGCCTATCTGGCGGGCCTGTCCAGTGGATTCTGGAGCAGCATCGATGAGTTGAAGCTGCATCGCAAGGCGGACACGCTCTTCGAGCCAAAGACGGATAAGAAGCAGATGCAAAAACTGCAGGACAACTGGAGAGAGGCTGTCGAGCGCTCTCGCCACTGGAACAAGGAGAGCAGATGA
- a CDS encoding MIP/aquaporin family protein — MSKTFVGQLISEAVAMFIVIAFGDSVAAMYTLYNPSPYQQAYWGVCIAWGLAVTISIYTTASVSGCHGNPVVTLTLAVYRGFSWHKVLPYCLAQVTGAFLGAGIVYTLFSPVIDNFNLTNHLTRAGGGAAGVFFTHPGLAITPMHAFGDEIILTAFLIFGIFAITEQYNEMAPGANAGALMIGFLVALIGASMGYLEAWALNPARDFGPRLFCFFMGWGSSALPSPQSYWWIPIVAPLIGGVLGGGAYQFLIRPFLPARQKALLDVVKQLSKDESSFELRTSKEIR; from the coding sequence ATGAGCAAGACGTTCGTGGGGCAACTGATATCAGAAGCTGTGGCTATGTTCATTGTGATTGCCTTTGGAGATTCGGTCGCGGCAATGTACACGCTTTACAATCCAAGCCCGTACCAGCAGGCCTATTGGGGAGTGTGTATTGCCTGGGGGCTGGCGGTGACGATCTCGATCTACACGACGGCTTCGGTGAGCGGGTGTCATGGGAACCCGGTGGTAACGCTGACGCTCGCAGTCTATCGAGGGTTTTCCTGGCATAAGGTGCTTCCGTATTGCCTTGCACAGGTGACAGGAGCATTTTTGGGGGCGGGGATCGTCTATACGCTGTTCTCGCCGGTGATCGACAACTTCAACCTGACGAACCACCTCACTCGAGCTGGGGGCGGGGCTGCGGGAGTTTTCTTTACTCACCCGGGTTTGGCGATCACACCCATGCATGCCTTTGGCGATGAGATTATTCTGACTGCGTTTCTGATCTTTGGGATCTTTGCGATTACGGAGCAGTACAACGAGATGGCTCCCGGCGCGAATGCGGGAGCGCTGATGATCGGATTCCTGGTGGCGTTGATTGGCGCCTCGATGGGTTATCTGGAGGCGTGGGCGCTTAACCCTGCGCGCGATTTTGGACCGCGGCTCTTCTGCTTCTTTATGGGTTGGGGTTCTTCTGCGCTTCCTTCGCCACAGAGTTATTGGTGGATTCCCATCGTTGCCCCGCTGATCGGCGGAGTTTTGGGTGGCGGAGCATACCAATTTCTGATTCGGCCTTTTTTGCCAGCCAGACAGAAAGCACTGCTTGATGTAGTGAAGCAACTCTCAAAGGACGAATCGTCCTTCGAACTGCGAACATCCAAGGAGATAAGATGA